The following is a genomic window from Hymenobacter chitinivorans DSM 11115.
CATCATCGACACTCGCCGCAAGGACGGCTGCAAGTAGACAACGGCAAGTAGCTGCAAATCAACTTAGAATGCGGGGATTCGGCGCAGCGGCGTGTCGTCTACTTTCCAGCAGTCCAGCTCGTAAAGCTCCCCGCGCTGGTCGAGGTAGAGCGAGACGAAAACCGGCACGCCGTCTTCGTCCAGGAAGCGGGTACTGGCAATTTTCTCGCCCAGGCGGCGCTCGGCCTGCGGGCTCACGAAGCGCAGGCTGCCGGTCAGCGCCTCATCCAGCTCCACGACTTCGATGCGGTAAAGCAAACTTAGCAGGTGCTCAGCCTGGGGCAGACCACGCAGCAGGAAGAGGAGCAAACCCAGCTCGGGCAGTTTG
Proteins encoded in this region:
- a CDS encoding DUF6984 family protein, which codes for MATRLLKLPELGLLLFLLRGLPQAEHLLSLLYRIEVVELDEALTGSLRFVSPQAERRLGEKIASTRFLDEDGVPVFVSLYLDQRGELYELDCWKVDDTPLRRIPAF